AAAGACTCAGGGGACGCCACTGGGTCGAGGTGAACCACCGTCGATGGCCGGCTCGTTTCCGTCGCGGTCAACCAGCGATCAGACATTGGCCGGCAATGCGAATCGTTATGGGGCGGTAATGGAAGAGGTCACCCCAGCCGAAAATGTGCCCTATGCCGAGGCATTGCCCCCTCCCGCTGCGGCACCCGTGCTCGCACAGCCATCGCCCGAGAATCGACCGCTCGCGCCAATGCAGCCTGAAGACGTCGGCCTGCCACCGTCTGCTGGCAATGCCCACCAAACCAAACCGCGCACGCGACGCGATGTGGAAGCAAGCGACGGGCCCCGTCTCCCCTGGCCGGTGGCGATCCCGGCATCGACGGACGCGATAGCTGGGTCGCGCGAAACTTCTCCTGGTGGAGAAACGGTGCCTGCCGGCCTGCAACCTCATCTGATCAATACCCGACGCATCGAATTGGACTACGATGTTGATCCTGCAGGCTCGACCGGCGTTGAAAAGGTCGAAGTGTGGGGCACACGAGATGCCGGCCAAACGTGGAGCCGTGTGGCCAGCGATGAGGATCATCGCAGCCCTGCGGTTGTCACCGTCGATAACGACGGGCTATACGGTTTCCGTATCATCGTCGCCGACACCAATGGCGCACGCGAGGAACCGCCGCGGGCGGGCGATGCTCCCGACGTAACGATTGGTGTCGACACTGCCAAGCCTGTCGCACAATTGACCGGCGCAGGCTTGGGAACCGGTGCAGAAGCAAGCACTGTGACCATCCGTTGGCAGGCCAGCGATGCGCAGCTCACGGCGCGGCCTGTCTCGCTTTTTTACAGTATCGAAGCGGCAGGTCCCTGGTCGCCGATCGCGATGGACCTGGAAAACCTCGGGCGGCATGTTTGGCGGCCCGATTCCAGCACGCCGAGGCACGTATATCTACGCATGGAAGTGCGCGACCAGGCAGGCAACGTGCAGGCGGTCAGCTCACCGGAACCGGTGTCGCTCACAGCGGGTCGTCCCAAGGGGCATATCCGCGGAATCCGCCCAAGTGCGGCTGGCACCCCACCGGCCGCACCATCCGCAGTTTCCCCCTCAACCGGCGCCGCACCCGTTTGGCAAGACTACGTGCGCTGAACGGCGGGGAAACGCCGCACACCAGGATTCACGGTTCGCAGACCACGCGAAAGCCACTGGCGTAATCCCTGTAGGTGCGCCCCGCGTCGCGGAGATTGGCCGCGCGCAGACTGGTAACGGGGGTAATAAATCCACCGCCGCGCAAGAAATGTCGATTGCCGGCAGCGGCCCCTGCGGACCGTCAACCGGCGAGTGCGAATTTGCGCGCACATCATGCGACGTTAGGTTCCGCTCCGCAAGATACGGCAGTTATTCCAGGAGCTTTTTCATTGCGGTCATCAGCACTTGCTCGACGCTGGGAGCCACGCGCGAGGCAATGCCCGTCTCATAGCCCCCCTGAGAATACGAGATCTCGGTGCCGATATAGCCCGCGCCATAGTCGCCGTACGCTGCCATCGCCACAAAAGATCGAGGCCGCATCTGCTGCCCGGCCAACTGGTATTCGATGAAAAGTTCGGCGGGCATGTGCATTACATATGCGTCGCCCAGCTTCAGGCAACCAATGTCAATGGGTTGCTCGCGCCGCGAGCGCGCCAGCCATGCCAGATCCATCGCCGCACGGACGCGCTGCTTAGTGTCGCCGGCCGGCGCTGCCAACTCGCGCTGCAAGCCCTCTTCGTTCATTCGCGGACTGACAGGCAGCAGTACCGGCTCGTATCGCCACGCCACATCGCTGGCAATGATGGGTCGTCGCTCGACGGCGTTCCATGCGGCGCGCATCCCGTCTGCGATGCGAGA
The nucleotide sequence above comes from Pirellulales bacterium. Encoded proteins:
- a CDS encoding Ig-like domain repeat protein; this translates as MRIALSVIVLLSLRLATATADAPAAPTTPPPIYTRQNVFGVPFVMDPAEPGARRAVEVQLHVSENGGPWKLQAKSPPESGSIRFRAVRDGEYHFMVRTRDDHGDLLPHGPPHPELTVIVDTDPPVLELVAERGSGGEIHARWRVRDAHLRYDSLRIEYQVGPDGPLTPVAIDLPPVGATTSAREATWLPEAREVPVTIRAEVCDLAGNVAKSQQQVAGLPRSRTANTGGSSPAQGPPAEGSISQWPGEKTQGTPLGRGEPPSMAGSFPSRSTSDQTLAGNANRYGAVMEEVTPAENVPYAEALPPPAAAPVLAQPSPENRPLAPMQPEDVGLPPSAGNAHQTKPRTRRDVEASDGPRLPWPVAIPASTDAIAGSRETSPGGETVPAGLQPHLINTRRIELDYDVDPAGSTGVEKVEVWGTRDAGQTWSRVASDEDHRSPAVVTVDNDGLYGFRIIVADTNGAREEPPRAGDAPDVTIGVDTAKPVAQLTGAGLGTGAEASTVTIRWQASDAQLTARPVSLFYSIEAAGPWSPIAMDLENLGRHVWRPDSSTPRHVYLRMEVRDQAGNVQAVSSPEPVSLTAGRPKGHIRGIRPSAAGTPPAAPSAVSPSTGAAPVWQDYVR